In Parafrankia irregularis, a single genomic region encodes these proteins:
- a CDS encoding enoyl-CoA hydratase produces the protein MYINYEVADRIATISLNRPDVANAQNMELLEELDAAWTKAASDNDVAVIVLRGEGRHFSAGHDLKSSSPGPDKITLEWIYQVEARRYLEFSLRWRNVPKPSIAAVQGRCIAGGLLLAWPCDLIVAAEDALFSDPVVAMGIGGVEYHGHTWELGPRKAKEILFTGRAVTATEAEQIGMVNKVVPREELDAQTRALAAHIATMPSFGLRQAKRAVNQTLDVQGFYAAIQSVFDIHQTGHGNALSVSGWPVLVNLDQMKSAIKQAN, from the coding sequence GTGTACATCAACTACGAAGTCGCCGACCGGATCGCGACGATTAGCCTCAACCGGCCCGATGTCGCGAACGCACAGAACATGGAGCTCCTGGAGGAGCTCGACGCGGCCTGGACGAAGGCCGCGTCGGACAACGACGTCGCGGTGATCGTGCTGCGCGGGGAAGGCAGGCACTTCTCCGCGGGGCACGACCTGAAGTCCAGCTCACCCGGCCCGGACAAGATCACCCTGGAGTGGATCTACCAGGTGGAGGCGCGGCGGTACCTGGAGTTCTCGCTGCGGTGGCGCAACGTCCCGAAGCCGTCGATCGCCGCGGTGCAGGGCCGGTGCATCGCCGGCGGCCTGCTGCTGGCCTGGCCCTGTGACCTCATCGTGGCCGCCGAGGACGCGCTGTTCTCGGACCCCGTGGTGGCCATGGGCATCGGCGGCGTCGAGTACCACGGGCACACCTGGGAGCTGGGGCCCCGCAAGGCCAAGGAGATCCTGTTCACCGGGCGCGCGGTCACCGCCACCGAGGCGGAGCAGATCGGCATGGTGAACAAGGTGGTGCCCCGCGAGGAGCTCGACGCGCAGACCCGGGCGCTCGCCGCGCACATCGCCACGATGCCGAGCTTCGGGCTGCGCCAGGCCAAGCGGGCGGTCAACCAGACCCTCGACGTGCAGGGCTTCTACGCGGCGATCCAGTCCGTGTTCGACATCCACCAGACCGGGCACGGCAACGCGCTGAGCGTCAGCGGCTGGCCGGTCCTGGTCAACCTTGACCAGATGAAGTCCGCGATCAAGCAGGCGAACTAG
- a CDS encoding CaiB/BaiF CoA transferase family protein, which produces MTATDERELPGPAAGGRRPLEGLVVVGLEQAVAAPIATRHLADMGARVVKVENPRGGDFARHYDDALNGMAAHFVWCNRGKESVSLNWTDPRGAEVLERLLSRADILIQNLGPGAASRRGVAAEQACARHPRLIAVDISGYGEGGPLSHKRAYDLLVQSEGGSCAVTGEPGRPAKAGIPLVDLATGMYALSSVLAALHARAATGRGSAIAISLFDVVAEWMGYPLNYTQGSGVEQEPAGVGSPAVAPYGAYLTADGQTVVLGTTNDREWQRLARQVLDRPDLADDPAFAGNADRVRERAQLDEVIAAWAKGVTLDRAQQILDDAELGNARLNGVQDVLDHPHLAARDRWREIDTPTGPTRALLPPPIAAEWAPPMGAVPALGAHTDSVLAELGYAPEEITALRQDRVV; this is translated from the coding sequence ATGACCGCAACGGACGAGCGGGAGCTGCCCGGGCCCGCGGCGGGCGGCCGGCGCCCCCTCGAAGGGCTCGTCGTCGTCGGACTGGAGCAGGCCGTCGCGGCCCCGATCGCGACCCGGCACCTGGCCGACATGGGCGCGCGGGTGGTGAAGGTCGAGAACCCGCGCGGCGGCGACTTCGCGCGCCACTACGACGACGCGCTGAACGGCATGGCGGCGCACTTCGTGTGGTGCAACCGGGGCAAGGAGTCGGTGAGCCTCAACTGGACGGACCCACGCGGAGCCGAGGTGCTGGAACGGCTGCTGAGCCGCGCCGACATCCTCATCCAGAACCTCGGCCCGGGTGCGGCGAGCCGCCGGGGCGTCGCCGCCGAGCAGGCGTGCGCCCGCCACCCGCGGCTGATCGCGGTCGACATCTCCGGCTACGGCGAGGGCGGCCCGCTGTCCCACAAGCGGGCCTACGACCTGCTGGTCCAGTCCGAGGGCGGCTCCTGCGCGGTGACCGGTGAGCCGGGCCGGCCGGCCAAGGCGGGCATCCCGCTGGTCGACCTCGCGACCGGCATGTACGCGTTGAGCTCCGTGCTGGCGGCCCTGCACGCCCGGGCGGCGACCGGGCGCGGCTCCGCGATCGCGATCAGCCTGTTCGACGTCGTCGCCGAGTGGATGGGGTACCCGCTCAACTACACCCAGGGGAGCGGCGTGGAGCAGGAGCCGGCCGGGGTCGGCTCGCCGGCTGTCGCGCCGTACGGCGCCTACCTGACGGCGGACGGTCAGACCGTCGTGCTGGGAACCACGAACGACCGTGAGTGGCAGCGGCTGGCCCGCCAGGTCCTCGACCGCCCCGACCTGGCCGACGACCCGGCCTTCGCCGGCAACGCCGACCGGGTCCGGGAGCGGGCCCAGCTGGACGAGGTGATCGCGGCCTGGGCGAAGGGCGTCACCCTGGACCGCGCGCAGCAGATCCTGGACGACGCGGAGCTCGGCAACGCCCGGCTCAACGGGGTGCAGGACGTCCTCGACCACCCGCACCTGGCCGCGCGGGACCGCTGGCGCGAGATCGACACCCCCACCGGCCCCACCCGCGCGCTGCTGCCGCCCCCGATCGCGGCCGAGTGGGCCCCGCCGATGGGCGCCGTGCCCGCGCTCGGCGCGCACACCGACTCCGTCCTGGCCGAGCTCGGGTACGCCCCGGAGGAGATCACCGCGCTGCGCCAGGACCGAGTGGTCTGA
- a CDS encoding ABC transporter substrate-binding protein, producing MRTGGLRCLLCAAVAVLLAGVSGCAAQSGSPEATAAACDSPGVTADQVRLGLVVSDSGTGSLAFSSARAGVDARLGLANAEGGVHGRKVVYDWEDDKASQSDNAQVVRDLVAGDSVFGILSVSIALGGSLDETEKQGVPVVGLAVESWARYQNLFAYAYQTSPLTVGRYIQAAGGKKVGILVTGSQDSVLSTTNLYRDAFRQIGLDSTDVVSFASASTSPLRAAQQLAAAGADSLLGFTSAEDMAAVIGAARQANLNLAASVSLSGYARSTLSSLGRGLAGVSIPVYFRPFEAGGADLDRYVAAMIKYSPETTQPQQEFAMYGYLWADMFLRGLEVAGDCPTRNTFMTGLRQQRSYDADGLLAPINLGTNAQNPLGCYAFVKVNPAGTAFDVARERLCEDGTSG from the coding sequence ATGCGCACGGGTGGTTTACGGTGCCTGTTATGCGCGGCGGTGGCGGTTCTGCTCGCGGGCGTGTCGGGCTGTGCCGCGCAGTCGGGGTCGCCGGAGGCCACCGCCGCCGCCTGTGACAGCCCCGGCGTCACGGCCGACCAGGTCCGGCTCGGCCTCGTGGTCTCCGACTCCGGCACCGGCTCCCTCGCGTTCTCCTCCGCACGCGCCGGCGTGGACGCCCGTCTCGGCCTCGCCAACGCCGAGGGCGGCGTGCACGGGCGCAAGGTCGTCTACGACTGGGAGGACGACAAGGCCTCCCAGAGCGACAACGCCCAGGTCGTCCGGGACCTCGTGGCCGGAGACTCCGTGTTCGGCATCCTGTCCGTCAGCATCGCGCTCGGCGGTTCGCTGGACGAGACGGAGAAGCAGGGCGTTCCCGTCGTCGGGCTCGCGGTGGAAAGCTGGGCCCGCTACCAGAACCTCTTCGCCTACGCCTACCAGACCTCCCCCCTGACCGTGGGCCGCTACATCCAGGCCGCGGGTGGCAAGAAGGTCGGCATCCTGGTCACCGGCTCGCAGGACTCCGTCCTGTCGACCACCAACCTCTACCGGGACGCGTTCCGCCAGATCGGCCTCGACAGCACGGACGTCGTGTCCTTCGCCAGCGCCAGCACGAGCCCGCTGCGGGCCGCCCAACAGCTGGCCGCGGCCGGCGCCGACTCCCTGCTGGGCTTCACCTCCGCCGAGGACATGGCCGCCGTGATCGGCGCCGCCCGCCAGGCGAACCTCAACCTCGCCGCGAGCGTCTCGCTCAGCGGCTACGCCCGTTCCACCCTGTCGTCGCTGGGGCGCGGGCTGGCCGGGGTCTCCATTCCCGTGTACTTCCGGCCCTTCGAGGCCGGTGGCGCCGACCTCGATCGTTACGTCGCCGCCATGATCAAGTACTCGCCCGAGACCACGCAGCCCCAGCAGGAGTTCGCCATGTACGGCTACCTGTGGGCCGACATGTTCCTGCGCGGTCTTGAGGTGGCCGGTGACTGCCCGACCCGGAACACGTTCATGACCGGCCTGCGCCAGCAGCGCAGCTACGACGCCGACGGCCTGCTCGCACCGATCAACCTGGGCACCAACGCGCAGAACCCGCTCGGCTGCTACGCCTTCGTGAAGGTCAACCCCGCCGGCACCGCGTTCGACGTGGCCCGCGAACGTCTCTGCGAGGACGGCACCAGCGGCTGA
- a CDS encoding acyl-CoA dehydrogenase family protein, which translates to MDAAEHDLVVETFRKAMTGSSGAALDAALDELGWADLLTEEPDTAIPVVFALLGETGSHASVLNDVVAQAGGEPLGTTVTLPFTGGRWVRWERADAPAAQPSSEGAGDLLDPTLPLRLAAPGDPGLPLAAAHRALGWWLLGTGRTMLALAREHALARAQFGRPIASFQAVRHRLAETLVALEGAEATLNAATASPEPFTCLLAKAAAGRAALDAARNCQQVLAGIGFTAEHDFHHHLRRALTLDGLLGSARDLTRQAGAHLREQGQAPRLINL; encoded by the coding sequence GTGGACGCCGCCGAACACGACCTGGTCGTCGAGACCTTCCGCAAGGCCATGACCGGCAGCAGTGGGGCCGCCCTGGATGCCGCTCTGGACGAACTCGGCTGGGCCGACCTGCTCACCGAGGAGCCGGACACCGCCATCCCGGTGGTGTTCGCCCTGCTGGGCGAGACCGGCAGCCACGCCTCCGTCCTCAACGACGTCGTGGCCCAGGCCGGCGGTGAGCCGCTCGGGACCACCGTGACGCTGCCGTTCACCGGTGGCCGCTGGGTCCGCTGGGAACGCGCCGACGCCCCCGCGGCGCAGCCGTCCTCCGAAGGCGCCGGCGATCTCCTCGACCCGACGCTGCCGCTGCGTCTGGCTGCGCCCGGCGACCCGGGGCTCCCCCTCGCCGCGGCCCATCGTGCGCTGGGCTGGTGGCTGCTGGGCACCGGCCGGACGATGCTCGCCCTCGCCCGTGAGCACGCGTTGGCCCGCGCCCAGTTCGGTCGGCCCATCGCGTCGTTCCAGGCGGTCCGCCACCGGCTCGCCGAGACCCTCGTCGCGCTCGAAGGCGCCGAGGCCACCCTGAACGCCGCCACCGCGTCGCCGGAGCCGTTCACCTGCCTGCTCGCCAAGGCCGCGGCCGGCCGGGCCGCCCTGGACGCCGCCCGCAACTGCCAGCAGGTCCTGGCCGGCATCGGCTTCACCGCCGAGCACGACTTCCACCATCACCTGCGGCGCGCGCTCACCCTCGACGGGCTGCTCGGCAGTGCGCGCGACCTCACCCGCCAGGCCGGCGCGCACCTCCGCGAGCAGGGCCAGGCCCCGCGCCTGATCAACCTCTGA
- a CDS encoding acyl-CoA dehydrogenase family protein, with protein MTSPVTKPATIEEFRAAVREWFTHNDLSAGPDHSLDGQVAQLARVRRALYDAGWMRYGWPAEVGGLGGPAALRAVLGEEVASRDLAEPGIYSMIEVLAPTMISYAPPALAAEMVPLLLSGAEQWCQGFSEPGSGSDLASLSTRAEPRGDDWVVNGQKVWTSLAQYSQRCVLLTRTAPGHGGITAFFVDMDTPGITVRPLRTMHGIDEFAEVFFDDVVVPGDRMLGRPGDGWQLAMDLLPHERSTCFWHRVAFLYERLERLIGETVTTTAAAASGAAGAGAGADDADLGAAYLALHTIRCRSHATQRRLADGARLGPETSIDKVLLATAEQRLFDTARDLLPGAVELTDPRWRSEYLYSRAATIYGGTAEIQRNIIARRLLDLGKE; from the coding sequence GTGACCAGCCCCGTGACCAAGCCCGCGACGATCGAGGAGTTCCGGGCGGCCGTCCGGGAGTGGTTCACGCACAACGACCTCTCCGCCGGCCCCGACCACTCCCTCGACGGTCAGGTCGCGCAGCTGGCCCGGGTGCGTCGCGCCCTGTACGACGCCGGCTGGATGCGATACGGCTGGCCGGCCGAGGTGGGGGGCCTGGGCGGGCCCGCGGCGCTGCGCGCGGTGCTCGGTGAGGAGGTCGCCAGCCGCGACCTGGCGGAGCCGGGGATCTACTCGATGATCGAGGTCCTCGCCCCCACCATGATCTCCTACGCGCCGCCGGCGCTGGCCGCCGAGATGGTGCCGCTGCTGCTGTCCGGCGCCGAGCAGTGGTGCCAGGGCTTCTCCGAGCCCGGATCGGGCAGTGACCTGGCCTCGCTGTCGACCCGCGCCGAGCCCCGCGGCGACGACTGGGTGGTCAACGGGCAGAAGGTGTGGACGAGCCTGGCGCAGTACTCCCAGCGCTGCGTGCTGCTCACCCGCACCGCGCCGGGCCACGGCGGGATCACCGCGTTCTTCGTCGACATGGACACGCCGGGGATCACGGTCCGTCCGCTGCGCACCATGCACGGCATCGACGAGTTCGCCGAGGTGTTCTTCGACGACGTCGTCGTACCGGGCGATCGGATGCTCGGCCGGCCCGGTGACGGCTGGCAGCTCGCGATGGACCTGCTCCCCCACGAGCGGTCCACCTGCTTCTGGCATCGGGTCGCGTTCCTCTACGAGCGGCTGGAGCGGCTCATCGGCGAGACCGTGACCACGACGGCGGCCGCGGCCTCAGGCGCGGCCGGGGCTGGGGCCGGGGCCGACGACGCTGATCTGGGCGCGGCGTACCTGGCGTTGCACACGATCAGGTGCCGTTCCCACGCGACCCAGCGCCGCCTCGCCGACGGCGCCCGCCTGGGCCCGGAGACATCCATCGACAAGGTGCTGCTCGCCACCGCCGAACAGCGCCTGTTCGACACCGCACGCGACCTGCTTCCCGGCGCCGTCGAGCTCACCGACCCCCGGTGGCGCTCCGAGTACCTCTACTCCCGTGCCGCGACCATCTACGGCGGCACCGCCGAGATCCAGCGGAACATCATCGCGCGCCGGCTGCTCGACCTCGGCAAGGAGTAA
- a CDS encoding nuclear transport factor 2 family protein — MSTDDVVEIQQLLAKYAVTITKGDIDGLLSVFTPDGTYSAFGDVFTLDLFPKMVAAAPKGLFLTGTVLVDLDGDTGTGTQPLCFIEHSKHDMRIGYYSDTYQRTADGWRLRTRKMTFIRRSGDHDSGRPHAYEPTP; from the coding sequence TTGTCCACTGACGATGTCGTCGAGATCCAGCAGCTGCTCGCCAAGTACGCGGTGACCATCACCAAGGGCGACATCGACGGGCTGCTTTCGGTCTTCACCCCGGACGGCACCTACAGCGCCTTCGGTGACGTTTTCACCCTCGACCTGTTTCCCAAGATGGTCGCGGCCGCGCCCAAGGGGCTGTTCCTGACCGGGACCGTGCTGGTCGACCTCGACGGTGACACCGGTACCGGCACCCAGCCGCTCTGCTTCATCGAACACTCCAAGCACGACATGCGGATCGGCTACTACTCGGACACCTACCAGCGCACGGCGGACGGCTGGCGCCTGCGCACCCGGAAGATGACCTTCATCCGCCGCAGCGGTGACCACGACTCGGGACGTCCGCACGCGTACGAGCCGACCCCGTGA
- a CDS encoding aromatic ring-hydroxylating oxygenase subunit alpha has product MPHYKKPDAGSWTQHYPELGTAPVDYTDSIDPAYYEKEREAVFKRSWLHVGRVERLPRTGSYFTKELPVLNTSLIIVNSGDGKIRAFHNVCRHRGNKLVWNDFPGEETEGSCRQFICKYHAWRYDLTGKLTFVQQEGEFFDLDKADYGLKEVPCDVWEGFIFINLNPQQTLAEYLGDFARGLEGYPFGEMTEVYSYKAEIGANWKLFIDAFAEFYHAPILHQKQAVKAEAEKLIGFGFEALHYELKSPHSMVSSWGGMSPPKDLNMVKPIERVLRSGLFGPWDRPAIDGLDPLPAALNPAGHRAWGQDSFEFFPNMTLLIWAPGWYLTYLYWPTAVDKHIFEANLYFVPPKNARERLAQELAAVTFKEYALQDANTLEATQTMLATRTVSEFPLCDQEILLRALHKEVGDRVKEYSDASAV; this is encoded by the coding sequence GTGCCCCACTACAAGAAGCCCGACGCGGGCAGCTGGACCCAGCACTATCCCGAGCTCGGCACCGCGCCCGTCGACTACACCGACTCGATCGACCCCGCGTACTACGAGAAGGAGCGCGAGGCGGTCTTCAAGCGCAGCTGGCTGCACGTCGGCCGGGTCGAGCGCCTCCCCCGCACCGGCAGCTACTTCACCAAGGAGCTGCCCGTCCTGAACACGTCGCTGATCATCGTCAACAGCGGCGACGGCAAGATCCGCGCGTTCCACAACGTGTGCCGCCACCGCGGCAACAAGCTGGTCTGGAACGACTTCCCGGGCGAGGAGACCGAGGGCAGCTGCCGGCAGTTCATCTGCAAGTACCACGCCTGGCGCTACGACCTCACCGGCAAGCTCACCTTCGTCCAGCAGGAGGGTGAGTTCTTCGACCTCGACAAGGCCGACTACGGCCTCAAGGAGGTCCCCTGCGACGTGTGGGAGGGGTTCATCTTCATCAACCTCAACCCGCAGCAGACGCTCGCCGAGTACCTCGGCGACTTCGCCAGGGGCCTGGAGGGCTACCCGTTCGGCGAGATGACCGAGGTCTACTCGTACAAGGCCGAGATCGGCGCCAACTGGAAGCTGTTCATCGACGCCTTCGCCGAGTTCTACCACGCGCCGATCCTGCACCAGAAGCAGGCGGTCAAGGCCGAGGCCGAGAAGCTCATCGGCTTCGGCTTCGAGGCGCTGCACTACGAGCTCAAGAGCCCGCACTCGATGGTCTCCTCGTGGGGCGGCATGTCCCCGCCCAAGGACCTGAACATGGTCAAGCCGATCGAGCGGGTGCTGCGCAGCGGCCTGTTCGGCCCGTGGGACCGCCCCGCCATCGACGGGCTCGACCCGCTGCCGGCCGCCCTCAACCCGGCCGGGCACCGCGCCTGGGGCCAGGACTCGTTCGAGTTCTTCCCCAACATGACGCTGCTGATCTGGGCGCCGGGCTGGTACCTGACCTACCTGTACTGGCCGACCGCGGTCGACAAGCACATCTTCGAGGCGAACCTCTACTTCGTCCCGCCGAAGAACGCCCGGGAGCGCCTCGCGCAGGAGCTGGCCGCGGTGACCTTCAAGGAGTACGCGCTCCAGGACGCCAACACCCTCGAGGCCACGCAGACCATGCTGGCCACCCGTACCGTCAGCGAGTTCCCGCTGTGCGACCAGGAGATTCTCCTCCGGGCCCTGCACAAGGAAGTCGGCGACCGCGTGAAGGAGTACAGCGATGCCTCTGCCGTCTGA
- a CDS encoding NAD(P)-dependent oxidoreductase yields MTGPSVGFVGLGNMGGALAANVAATGVDLVVHDAAGPARAPQGTTFVEDVASVARAAEVVVLSLPDGTVSEKVTAQLADATDRRVTLVIDTSTIGVSAAGRITDLLAARGIGHVDAPVSGGVAGARARTLTVMYAGTDEACARAEPVLAALTDRRRRVGERPGLAQALKLANNFLAAVALAATSEAVAFGTAAGLDMATMLDVLNSASGQNNATAEKFPRQVLTGNYAAGFTNSLMAKDLRLYLGEVRELDGPLSMGTVTSSLWEAFADAEPGVDFTRIYPYVRGD; encoded by the coding sequence GTGACCGGGCCGAGCGTCGGGTTCGTCGGGCTCGGGAACATGGGCGGCGCGCTCGCCGCGAACGTGGCGGCGACCGGTGTCGACCTGGTGGTGCACGACGCCGCCGGTCCGGCGCGCGCACCGCAGGGCACCACCTTCGTCGAGGACGTCGCCTCCGTGGCCCGGGCCGCCGAGGTCGTCGTGCTGAGCCTGCCCGACGGCACCGTCTCCGAGAAGGTCACCGCCCAGCTCGCCGACGCCACCGACCGGCGGGTCACGCTGGTCATCGACACGTCGACGATCGGGGTGAGCGCCGCCGGGCGCATCACCGATCTGCTCGCCGCCCGCGGCATCGGCCATGTCGACGCGCCGGTGTCCGGCGGTGTTGCCGGTGCCCGGGCGCGGACGCTGACGGTGATGTACGCCGGCACGGACGAGGCGTGCGCCCGGGCGGAACCGGTCCTGGCCGCGCTCACCGACCGCCGGCGCCGGGTGGGCGAGCGCCCCGGGCTCGCCCAGGCCCTCAAACTGGCGAACAACTTCCTCGCCGCGGTGGCGCTCGCCGCCACCAGCGAGGCGGTGGCGTTCGGGACGGCCGCCGGCCTGGATATGGCCACGATGCTGGACGTGCTCAATTCCGCGAGCGGGCAGAACAACGCGACCGCGGAGAAGTTCCCGCGTCAGGTCCTGACCGGGAACTACGCCGCCGGATTCACGAACTCGCTGATGGCGAAGGACCTGCGCCTGTATCTCGGCGAGGTGCGCGAGCTGGACGGGCCGCTGTCGATGGGCACGGTCACGTCATCGTTGTGGGAGGCATTCGCCGACGCGGAGCCGGGTGTCGACTTCACCCGTATCTATCCGTACGTCCGGGGCGACTGA
- a CDS encoding carboxymuconolactone decarboxylase family protein: MERSEQLRAAYAMRRAMLGDAYVDSATGDTDEISQQFQDHITAQAWGVWTREGVLSTRDRSLLVMAMTAALGRMEEFRLHASSSSRTGVSDAEIDELLFQVAAYCGAPAAISARRAVRALRAERAGQ; encoded by the coding sequence ATGGAACGCAGCGAGCAGCTTCGTGCCGCCTACGCCATGCGCCGGGCCATGCTGGGCGACGCCTACGTGGACAGCGCCACCGGTGACACCGATGAGATCAGCCAGCAGTTCCAGGACCACATCACCGCGCAGGCCTGGGGGGTGTGGACCCGGGAGGGGGTGTTGTCCACCCGGGACCGCAGCCTGCTGGTGATGGCGATGACCGCGGCGCTGGGCCGGATGGAGGAGTTCCGCCTGCACGCGAGCTCGTCGAGCCGCACCGGCGTGAGCGACGCGGAGATCGACGAACTGCTGTTCCAGGTCGCGGCCTACTGCGGCGCGCCGGCGGCGATCTCGGCCCGCCGCGCGGTCAGGGCCCTGCGGGCAGAACGCGCCGGGCAGTGA
- a CDS encoding aldehyde dehydrogenase family protein encodes MPVRHDHWIDGKAVVPAGGGYLPTLEPATREPGDEIAAGSGADVEHAVTAAAAAQPDWARRSGADRGEILLRVADAMDAHAPELTELEGAATGKVPRQLKTEIEMSAAYFRYYAGVLRAHHGRVIDQGGASHTYTRLEPYGIIAVITPWNLPLNQACRALAPALAAGNAVVAKPSELTSASTVCLARLASEAGLPDGVLNVVTGTGPEVGTPLATDPRVGRITFTGSVPTGRYLARIAADRLVPVTLELGGKSPLLVFADADLERAAAAAVASAATNAGQVCSATTRLLVEASVHDAFVERVVAGVERLIPGVDFGPIITEAQYTKVLDFFAATRASGLEPVTGGGPYLDGPGARGFYLRPTVYAGVTPDLPVAREEIFGPVLVTMPFDDESEALTLANDSEYGLVGSVWSGDVARGLRLAERIDAGQVAVNGGPMTIETPFGGYKASGYGREKGLEALAEYARVKTVSLSLY; translated from the coding sequence GTGCCCGTTCGCCATGATCACTGGATCGACGGCAAGGCGGTGGTGCCGGCCGGCGGGGGCTACCTGCCCACGCTGGAGCCGGCGACCCGCGAGCCCGGCGACGAGATCGCCGCGGGTTCCGGCGCGGACGTCGAGCATGCCGTCACGGCGGCAGCGGCGGCGCAGCCGGACTGGGCGCGGCGCTCCGGAGCGGACCGGGGCGAGATCCTGCTGCGTGTCGCCGACGCCATGGACGCGCACGCGCCCGAGCTGACGGAGCTGGAGGGGGCCGCCACCGGCAAGGTTCCGCGCCAGCTCAAGACCGAGATCGAGATGTCGGCCGCCTATTTCCGGTACTACGCGGGGGTGTTGCGGGCCCACCACGGCCGCGTGATCGACCAGGGCGGCGCGAGCCACACCTACACCCGGCTCGAACCGTACGGAATCATCGCGGTGATCACCCCGTGGAACCTGCCGTTGAACCAGGCCTGCCGGGCGCTGGCCCCGGCGCTGGCGGCGGGCAACGCCGTGGTCGCCAAGCCCTCGGAGCTGACCTCGGCCTCCACGGTGTGCCTGGCCAGGCTCGCCAGCGAGGCCGGTCTGCCGGACGGGGTGCTGAACGTGGTGACGGGGACGGGTCCGGAGGTCGGCACGCCGCTGGCGACGGATCCGCGGGTCGGGCGGATCACTTTCACCGGATCGGTGCCCACCGGCCGGTACCTGGCACGGATTGCCGCCGACCGGCTGGTTCCGGTGACCCTTGAGCTCGGCGGCAAGTCCCCGCTGCTGGTGTTCGCCGACGCCGATCTGGAGCGGGCCGCCGCCGCGGCGGTCGCGTCGGCGGCGACCAACGCGGGGCAGGTCTGTTCCGCGACCACCCGCCTGCTCGTCGAGGCGTCCGTGCACGACGCGTTCGTGGAGCGGGTGGTCGCCGGCGTGGAGCGCCTCATCCCGGGCGTCGACTTCGGCCCGATCATCACCGAGGCGCAGTACACGAAGGTCCTGGACTTCTTCGCGGCGACGAGGGCGTCCGGGCTGGAGCCGGTGACCGGCGGCGGGCCGTACCTGGACGGACCGGGAGCCCGGGGCTTCTACCTGCGTCCCACGGTCTACGCCGGGGTGACGCCGGACCTGCCGGTCGCCCGGGAGGAGATCTTCGGCCCGGTGCTGGTCACGATGCCGTTCGACGACGAGAGCGAGGCGCTCACGCTGGCGAACGACTCCGAGTACGGCCTGGTCGGCAGTGTGTGGAGCGGCGACGTCGCGCGCGGGCTGCGTCTCGCCGAGCGCATCGACGCCGGGCAGGTCGCGGTGAACGGCGGGCCGATGACGATCGAGACACCGTTCGGGGGCTACAAGGCCAGCGGGTACGGGCGGGAGAAGGGGCTGGAGGCCCTGGCCGAGTACGCCCGGGTGAAGACCGTCAGCCTGTCCCTCTACTGA